A stretch of Bordetella petrii DNA encodes these proteins:
- a CDS encoding MaoC family dehydratase, protein MKFAEFKEGMLIQAGPVTVTEAEMLHFARQYDPQWFHTDVERAAQGRWGGLIASGWHTCALAMRMAVDAALHDSESFGSPGLGEVRWRVPVRPGDTLRLDARVQAVRRSTSRADLGIISWSWIVLNQHDEAVLELDATSLFDLGEGA, encoded by the coding sequence ATGAAGTTCGCAGAATTCAAGGAAGGCATGCTGATCCAGGCAGGTCCGGTCACCGTGACCGAAGCCGAGATGCTGCATTTTGCCCGCCAGTACGACCCGCAATGGTTCCACACCGACGTCGAGCGCGCCGCGCAGGGACGCTGGGGCGGGCTGATCGCCAGCGGCTGGCATACCTGCGCCCTGGCCATGCGCATGGCGGTCGATGCCGCTCTGCACGATTCGGAATCGTTCGGCTCGCCGGGCCTGGGCGAAGTGCGCTGGCGCGTGCCGGTGCGCCCGGGCGACACCCTGCGCCTGGATGCGCGTGTGCAAGCGGTGCGCCGCTCGACCTCGCGCGCCGACCTGGGCATCATTTCATGGAGCTGGATCGTGCTGAACCAGCACGACGAAGCCGTACTGGAACTCGACGCCACCAGCCTGTTCGACCTGGGCGAGGGCGCCTAG
- a CDS encoding acyl-CoA dehydrogenase codes for MSSNPSFHWQDPLLLDQQLTDEERMVRDAAAAYAQDKLAPRVLNAFRNEQTDPKIFAEMGELGLLGATIPTEYGGAGLNYVSYGLIAREVERIDSGYRSMMSVQSSLVMVPINEFGSEAQKQKYLPKLASGEWIGCFGLTEPNHGSDPNGMETRAVLTDSGYKVSGNKMWITNSPIADVFVVWAKCVGGDYDGKIRGFILEKGMKGLSAPAIHGKVGLRASVTGEIVMDEVEVSAEQMLPDVSGLRGPFTCLNSARFGIAWGALGAAEACWHTARQYTLDRKQFGRPLAANQLIQKKLADMQTEITLGLQGCLRLGRMKDEGTAAVEITSIMKRNSCGKALDIARLARDMLGGNGISDEFGVARHLVNLEVVNTYEGTHDVHALILGRAQTGIQAFS; via the coding sequence ATGTCCTCGAATCCTTCTTTCCACTGGCAAGACCCGTTGCTGCTCGACCAGCAGCTCACCGACGAAGAACGCATGGTGCGCGACGCCGCCGCGGCCTACGCGCAAGACAAGCTGGCGCCGCGGGTGCTCAACGCCTTCCGCAACGAGCAGACCGACCCGAAGATCTTCGCCGAAATGGGCGAGCTGGGCCTGCTGGGCGCCACCATCCCCACCGAATACGGCGGCGCCGGGCTGAACTACGTCAGCTATGGCCTGATCGCCCGCGAGGTCGAACGCATCGATTCCGGCTACCGCTCGATGATGAGCGTGCAGTCGTCGCTGGTGATGGTGCCCATCAATGAATTCGGCAGCGAAGCGCAAAAGCAGAAATACCTGCCCAAGCTGGCCAGCGGCGAATGGATCGGCTGCTTCGGCCTGACCGAGCCCAACCACGGCTCGGACCCCAACGGCATGGAAACCCGCGCCGTGCTGACCGACAGCGGCTACAAGGTATCCGGCAACAAGATGTGGATCACCAACTCGCCCATCGCCGATGTGTTCGTGGTGTGGGCCAAGTGCGTGGGCGGCGACTACGACGGCAAGATCCGCGGCTTCATCCTGGAAAAAGGCATGAAGGGCCTGTCGGCCCCGGCCATCCACGGCAAGGTGGGCCTGCGCGCCTCGGTCACCGGCGAGATCGTCATGGACGAAGTCGAAGTGTCGGCCGAGCAGATGCTGCCTGACGTATCCGGCCTGCGCGGCCCCTTCACCTGCCTGAATTCGGCGCGCTTCGGCATCGCCTGGGGCGCGCTGGGCGCGGCCGAGGCCTGCTGGCACACCGCGCGCCAGTACACGCTAGACCGCAAGCAGTTCGGCCGCCCGCTGGCGGCCAACCAGCTGATCCAGAAAAAGCTGGCCGACATGCAGACCGAGATCACGCTGGGCCTGCAGGGCTGCCTGCGCCTGGGCCGCATGAAAGACGAAGGCACGGCCGCGGTGGAAATCACCTCGATCATGAAGCGCAACTCGTGCGGCAAGGCGCTGGACATCGCGCGCCTGGCGCGCGACATGCTGGGCGGCAACGGCATTTCCGACGAATTCGGCGTGGCCCGCCACCTGGTGAACCTGGAAGTGGTCAACACCTACGAAGGCACGCACGACGTGCACGCCCTGATCCTGGGCCGCGCCCAGACGGGCATCCAGGCGTTCAGCTGA
- the boxA gene encoding benzoyl-CoA 2,3-epoxidase subunit BoxA: MNAPLPPEVLKQHLIDPEICIRCNTCEETCPIDAITHDGTNYVVDPDICNGCMACVPPCPTGSIDNWRLVLRAEAYSVQDQFGWDELPGEKPLPAGQDAGAAADTAADAAQPAASAPEAAPPMPAAQLPGASIPPWSAAHPYVNLYTHKTPAIATVVGNYRVTDADTDSDIHHIVLDFGSLPFPVLEGQSIGILPPGADAQGRPHHARQYSLASPRDGERAGYNNLSLTVKRVTEDHQGQPALGVCSNYLCDLARNDTVQVIGPFGNTFLMPNHARANLMMICTGTGSAPMRAMTERCRRRIERGTNGRLMLFFGARTQRELPYFGPLMKLPRDFIDINLALSRDASQPRRYVQDLIRERAADVLELLADANTCIYVCGLKGMETGVLDALRDVAVQAGQDWTILHDALRREGRLHFETY, translated from the coding sequence ATGAATGCCCCCTTGCCGCCCGAAGTGCTCAAGCAGCACCTGATCGACCCCGAGATCTGCATCCGCTGCAACACGTGCGAGGAAACCTGCCCCATCGACGCCATCACGCACGATGGCACCAACTATGTGGTGGACCCGGACATCTGCAACGGCTGCATGGCCTGCGTGCCGCCATGCCCGACCGGGTCGATCGACAACTGGCGGCTGGTGCTGCGCGCCGAGGCGTACAGCGTGCAGGACCAGTTCGGCTGGGACGAGCTGCCCGGCGAAAAACCGCTGCCGGCCGGCCAGGACGCCGGCGCCGCGGCGGACACGGCGGCGGATGCCGCCCAGCCGGCGGCGAGCGCGCCCGAGGCGGCGCCGCCTATGCCCGCCGCGCAGTTGCCGGGCGCCAGCATTCCGCCGTGGTCGGCCGCGCATCCGTACGTGAACCTGTATACGCACAAGACCCCCGCCATTGCCACGGTGGTGGGCAACTATCGCGTCACCGACGCGGACACCGACAGCGACATCCATCACATCGTGCTGGATTTCGGCAGCCTGCCGTTTCCGGTGCTGGAAGGGCAGTCCATCGGCATCCTGCCGCCGGGCGCCGATGCCCAGGGGCGCCCGCACCACGCGCGCCAGTATTCGCTGGCCAGCCCGCGCGACGGCGAGCGGGCCGGCTACAACAACCTGTCGCTGACGGTCAAGCGCGTTACCGAAGACCACCAGGGCCAGCCGGCGCTGGGCGTGTGTTCGAACTACCTGTGCGACCTGGCCAGGAACGACACCGTGCAGGTGATCGGGCCGTTCGGCAATACCTTCCTGATGCCCAACCACGCGCGCGCCAACTTGATGATGATCTGCACCGGCACCGGTTCGGCCCCCATGCGCGCCATGACCGAGCGCTGCCGCCGCCGCATCGAGCGCGGCACCAACGGGCGGCTGATGCTGTTCTTCGGCGCGCGCACGCAGCGCGAGTTGCCGTACTTCGGCCCGCTGATGAAGCTGCCGCGCGATTTCATCGACATCAACCTGGCGCTGTCGCGCGATGCCTCACAGCCGCGCCGCTACGTGCAGGACCTGATTCGCGAGCGCGCCGCCGATGTGCTGGAGCTGCTGGCCGACGCCAACACCTGTATTTATGTCTGCGGCCTGAAGGGCATGGAGACCGGCGTGCTGGACGCCTTGCGCGACGTGGCCGTGCAAGCCGGCCAGGATTGGACTATTCTGCATGATGCGTTGCGCCGCGAGGGGCGGCTGCATTTCGAAACCTATTAG
- the boxB gene encoding benzoyl-CoA 2,3-epoxidase subunit BoxB has translation MSGINYSDKIPNNVNLSGDRALQRALEHWQPNYLQWWQDMGPDGSHGFDVYLRTAVSVEPDGWAHFDHVKMPDYRWGIFLAPQDGQRKIHFGENLGRDVWQDVPGEHRANLRRIIVTQGDTEPASIEQQRHLGMTAPSQYDLRNLFQINVEEGRHLWAMVYLLHRYFGRDGREEADALLERSSGDADNPRILGAFNEKTPDWLAFYMFTYFTDRDGKFQLCALAESGFDPLARTTKFMLTEEAHHMFVGESGVSRIIQRTCEVMKQLKTDDPATVRAAGVIDLPTIQRYLNFHYSVTIDLFGADQSSNAAIFYSSGLKGRYEEGKRTDDHQLKNDTYRVLSVDGGKLREIEVPMLNALNEVLRDDFIRDSMAGVGRWNKVIEKSGLPFRLSVPHKAFNRQIGTLAGIRVAPEGEVLGESQWQAHRDKWLPTAEDRAFVASLMGRVDEPGKFANWIAPPVMGVNRQPVNFEYVRFN, from the coding sequence ATGTCCGGCATCAATTACAGTGACAAGATCCCCAACAACGTCAACCTGTCCGGCGACCGCGCCCTGCAGCGCGCGCTGGAACACTGGCAGCCCAATTACCTGCAGTGGTGGCAGGACATGGGGCCCGACGGCTCGCACGGTTTCGACGTGTACCTGCGCACCGCCGTCAGTGTCGAGCCCGACGGCTGGGCGCATTTCGACCATGTGAAGATGCCCGACTATCGCTGGGGCATCTTCCTGGCCCCGCAGGACGGCCAGCGCAAGATCCATTTCGGCGAGAACCTGGGCCGCGACGTGTGGCAGGACGTGCCGGGCGAACACCGCGCCAACCTGCGCCGCATCATCGTCACGCAGGGCGACACCGAGCCCGCGTCGATCGAGCAGCAGCGCCACCTGGGCATGACCGCGCCGTCGCAGTACGACCTGCGCAACCTGTTCCAGATCAACGTCGAAGAAGGCCGCCACCTGTGGGCTATGGTGTACCTGCTGCACCGCTACTTCGGCCGCGACGGCCGCGAAGAGGCCGACGCGCTGCTCGAGCGCAGCTCGGGCGACGCCGACAACCCGCGCATCCTGGGCGCCTTCAATGAAAAGACGCCCGACTGGCTGGCGTTCTACATGTTCACCTACTTTACCGACCGCGACGGCAAGTTCCAGTTGTGCGCCCTGGCCGAGTCGGGTTTCGACCCGCTGGCCCGCACCACCAAGTTCATGCTGACCGAAGAGGCGCACCACATGTTCGTGGGCGAGTCGGGCGTGTCGCGCATCATCCAGCGCACCTGCGAAGTGATGAAGCAGCTCAAGACCGACGACCCCGCCACCGTGCGCGCCGCCGGCGTGATCGACCTGCCCACCATCCAGCGCTACCTGAACTTCCACTACAGCGTCACCATCGACCTGTTCGGCGCCGACCAGTCGTCCAACGCCGCCATTTTCTACAGCTCGGGCCTGAAAGGCCGCTACGAAGAGGGCAAGCGCACCGACGACCACCAGCTCAAGAACGACACCTACCGCGTGCTGAGCGTGGACGGCGGCAAGCTGCGCGAAATCGAAGTGCCCATGCTGAATGCGCTGAACGAAGTGCTGCGCGACGACTTCATCCGCGACTCGATGGCCGGCGTCGGGCGCTGGAACAAGGTTATCGAGAAAAGCGGCCTACCGTTCCGCCTGTCGGTGCCGCACAAGGCCTTCAACCGGCAGATCGGCACCCTGGCCGGCATCCGCGTCGCGCCCGAAGGCGAGGTGCTCGGCGAATCGCAATGGCAGGCCCACCGCGACAAGTGGCTGCCCACCGCGGAAGACCGCGCCTTCGTGGCCTCGCTGATGGGCCGCGTGGACGAGCCGGGCAAGTTCGCCAACTGGATCGCGCCCCCCGTCATGGGCGTGAACCGCCAGCCGGTGAACTTCGAGTACGTGCGCTTCAACTAG
- the boxC gene encoding 2,3-epoxybenzoyl-CoA dihydrolase, which produces MSSPTSRVDFQTEPARYRHWKLKFDGATATLAMDVAEDGGLRPGYKLKLNSYDLGVDIELHDALQRIRFEHPEVRTVVVTSMKDRIFCSGANIFMLGLSSHAWKVNFCKFTNETRNGIEDSSRHSGLKFIAALNGACAGGGYELALACDEIFLVDDRSSAVALPEVPLLGVLPGTGGLTRVTDKRRVRHDHADIFCTLVEGVRGQRAKDWRLVDQVVKPAQFDAAVQARAAELAAASDRPAQEHGVALTPLERSETGSRLSYRYVDVAFDRAARLATWTIRGPQAPVEQDIDAIVAAGAAWWPLQMARELDDAILGLRTNEPDLGTWVFKTEGDSAAVLAADAALQQHAGHWFVRETAGMLRRTLARLDVTSRSIFALIEPGSCFAGTLFELALAADRIYMLDDEDADAPAQIVVDERNFGAYPLVNGQSRLQRRFYEETLPLEAVRAAAGQLLPATRALELGLVTFAPDSIDWDDEVRLALEERRALSPDALTGLEANLRFGGRETMETRIFGRLTAWQNWIFNRPNAAGEKGALKLYGKGEQASFDWNRV; this is translated from the coding sequence ATGAGCAGCCCCACCTCCCGCGTGGACTTCCAGACGGAGCCGGCCCGCTACCGGCACTGGAAGCTGAAATTCGACGGCGCGACCGCCACGCTGGCCATGGATGTGGCCGAAGACGGCGGCCTGCGCCCCGGCTACAAGCTCAAGCTGAATTCCTACGACCTGGGGGTCGATATCGAGCTGCATGACGCCCTGCAGCGCATCCGCTTCGAACACCCCGAGGTGCGCACGGTGGTGGTGACCAGCATGAAAGACCGCATCTTCTGTTCGGGCGCCAACATCTTCATGCTGGGGCTGTCGTCGCATGCCTGGAAGGTGAACTTCTGCAAGTTCACCAACGAAACCCGCAATGGTATTGAAGACTCCAGCCGCCACAGCGGGCTGAAGTTCATTGCCGCGCTGAACGGCGCCTGCGCGGGGGGCGGGTATGAACTGGCGCTGGCCTGCGACGAGATATTCCTGGTGGACGACCGCTCTTCCGCGGTGGCCCTGCCCGAAGTGCCGCTGCTGGGCGTGCTGCCGGGCACGGGCGGCCTGACCCGCGTGACCGACAAACGCCGGGTGCGGCACGACCACGCCGACATCTTCTGCACCTTGGTCGAAGGCGTGCGCGGCCAGCGCGCCAAAGACTGGCGGCTGGTCGACCAGGTGGTCAAGCCGGCCCAGTTCGACGCCGCGGTGCAGGCGCGCGCGGCCGAGCTGGCGGCTGCCAGCGACCGCCCCGCGCAAGAGCACGGGGTCGCGCTGACGCCGCTGGAGCGCTCCGAAACCGGCAGCCGCCTGTCGTACCGCTATGTCGACGTGGCGTTCGACCGCGCCGCGCGCCTGGCCACCTGGACCATCCGCGGCCCGCAGGCGCCGGTGGAGCAGGACATCGACGCCATCGTGGCGGCCGGCGCGGCCTGGTGGCCGCTGCAGATGGCGCGCGAGCTCGACGACGCCATCCTCGGCCTGCGCACCAACGAGCCCGACCTGGGCACCTGGGTTTTCAAGACCGAAGGCGACAGCGCGGCCGTGCTGGCCGCCGACGCGGCCCTGCAGCAGCACGCCGGCCACTGGTTCGTGCGCGAGACCGCCGGCATGCTGCGCCGCACGCTGGCGCGCCTGGATGTGACCTCGCGCTCGATCTTCGCGCTGATCGAGCCGGGCTCGTGCTTCGCCGGCACGCTGTTCGAGCTGGCCCTGGCCGCCGACCGCATCTACATGCTGGATGACGAAGACGCCGACGCGCCGGCACAGATCGTGGTGGACGAACGCAACTTCGGCGCCTATCCGCTGGTGAACGGGCAAAGCCGCCTGCAGCGCCGCTTTTATGAAGAAACGCTGCCGCTCGAAGCCGTGCGCGCCGCCGCGGGGCAGCTGCTGCCCGCCACGCGCGCGCTGGAACTGGGCCTGGTCACGTTCGCGCCCGACAGTATCGACTGGGACGACGAAGTACGCCTGGCGCTGGAAGAGCGCCGCGCGCTGTCGCCCGACGCGCTGACCGGGCTCGAGGCCAACCTGCGCTTCGGCGGCCGCGAAACCATGGAAACCCGCATCTTCGGCCGCCTGACCGCCTGGCAGAACTGGATATTCAACCGCCCCAACGCCGCGGGTGAAAAGGGCGCGCTGAAGCTGTACGGCAAGGGCGAGCAGGCTTCATTTGACTGGAATCGGGTGTAG